The following are from one region of the Mesorhizobium sp. B4-1-4 genome:
- a CDS encoding GcvT family protein, translating to MIINASTRPREIPVRAHEVVIIGGGIAGASLAYHLTKLGKRDVVILERNTLTSGTTWHAAGLIMQTRGTHSLTELAKYNAELYSSLEAETGQATGFKRNGTLGVARTKDRLFETARNASVAKTFGLEAHMISPREARELYPAIDASIIEGAVFIPKDGQTNPIDTCMALAAGAKKYGAKILENMEVTDLWRTPSGAYQLRTRDGVVEAEVLVLACGLWTRDLAAKLGARVPLYAAEHFYVVTESLDFVRPTLPVLRDTDGHVYIKEDAGKLLVGAFEPWGKALPMQRLPRDAAFIELEEDWDHFALPMTKAMEIIPALQNAGIAKFFNGPESFTPDLLFMIGEVPGMRNLFVSSGYNSEGIEFGAGAGRALAEWIVAGAPQMDISFVDVARFHPFQINKRYLHDRTPEVLGLHYKMHWPSHQPETSRGVRKSPLHDRWAKLGASFGEGMGWERPMWFAGEGQPTHNEYSYSEPNWFKHTAQECQAARTDAILLDQSSFGKHLIQGRDACRFLQWLCAGNVDVPVGKLVYTHMLNEKGGIETDITVNRLSETQFLIISSATVHPRDKAWITKHITDSWNVTLTDVTSAYAVLSLQGPTSRDILAKVTDADLSNEAFPFATSREIDVGYARVIANRLTYIGELGWELHVPAEMAQHVFDVIWEAGRAHNLAPAGYHALEHLRSERAYREYELDLTPVDTLLEAGLGFTIDWEKPDGFIGKGATAEQKRSGPLKKRLISFKLRDPKPVLFREELVRRDGRIVGFISSGVKSFTLGSSIGLGYVNDNVGVTKEFIQSGHWQIEIAGELYDADASLQAFFDPSGERLRR from the coding sequence ATGATCATCAATGCGTCCACTCGCCCGCGCGAGATCCCAGTCCGGGCCCATGAAGTCGTCATCATCGGGGGCGGCATTGCCGGGGCAAGCCTTGCCTACCACCTGACAAAACTTGGCAAGCGAGATGTGGTTATTCTCGAACGCAATACGTTGACATCAGGCACGACGTGGCACGCCGCCGGCCTCATAATGCAGACCCGCGGTACCCATTCGCTGACCGAGCTAGCCAAGTACAACGCGGAACTCTACTCGTCCCTGGAGGCCGAAACTGGCCAGGCGACGGGCTTCAAGCGAAACGGCACGCTCGGTGTTGCCAGGACGAAGGATCGTCTTTTTGAGACCGCGCGAAACGCGTCGGTTGCCAAAACCTTTGGGCTGGAAGCGCATATGATCTCGCCGCGTGAGGCGAGGGAACTATATCCCGCCATCGACGCGTCCATCATTGAGGGTGCCGTCTTTATCCCGAAGGATGGCCAGACCAACCCCATCGACACCTGCATGGCATTGGCCGCCGGCGCCAAAAAGTATGGCGCAAAAATTCTTGAGAATATGGAGGTCACCGATCTTTGGCGAACTCCGAGCGGCGCGTATCAGCTCCGCACCAGGGATGGCGTTGTCGAAGCTGAAGTCCTGGTTCTCGCATGCGGTTTATGGACCAGAGACCTTGCCGCGAAGCTGGGCGCGCGCGTCCCACTGTATGCAGCTGAGCACTTCTATGTCGTCACGGAAAGTTTGGATTTCGTACGTCCGACCCTTCCGGTTCTGCGCGACACGGACGGCCATGTCTACATCAAGGAGGATGCCGGAAAGTTGCTCGTCGGAGCCTTCGAGCCTTGGGGCAAAGCGCTGCCGATGCAGCGCCTCCCCAGGGACGCGGCGTTCATCGAGCTCGAGGAGGATTGGGATCATTTTGCGTTGCCCATGACAAAGGCAATGGAGATCATCCCCGCGCTACAAAACGCCGGAATTGCCAAATTCTTTAATGGTCCGGAGAGCTTTACTCCCGACTTGCTTTTCATGATCGGCGAAGTTCCCGGCATGAGAAATCTTTTCGTTTCATCGGGCTACAACTCGGAAGGGATCGAATTTGGAGCGGGGGCTGGCCGCGCCTTGGCGGAGTGGATTGTCGCCGGCGCGCCACAGATGGATATCAGCTTTGTCGATGTTGCCCGCTTTCACCCGTTTCAGATAAACAAGAGGTATCTGCACGATCGGACGCCAGAAGTTCTGGGCCTGCACTACAAGATGCATTGGCCGTCGCATCAGCCAGAGACATCTCGTGGCGTGCGAAAGAGCCCTCTTCACGATCGATGGGCTAAACTGGGTGCCAGTTTCGGCGAAGGTATGGGTTGGGAACGGCCTATGTGGTTCGCTGGCGAGGGGCAGCCTACCCATAACGAGTACTCCTATAGCGAACCCAACTGGTTCAAACACACTGCCCAAGAATGCCAAGCTGCACGCACGGATGCCATTCTCCTCGACCAAAGTTCGTTCGGCAAACATCTGATTCAGGGCCGCGATGCTTGCCGGTTCCTTCAATGGCTCTGCGCGGGCAATGTGGACGTTCCAGTCGGCAAGCTTGTGTATACGCACATGCTCAACGAGAAAGGCGGGATCGAAACGGATATAACTGTAAACCGTTTGTCCGAAACGCAATTTCTGATTATCTCCTCGGCGACTGTCCACCCGCGCGACAAGGCGTGGATCACGAAACACATTACTGACAGCTGGAATGTCACCCTAACCGACGTGACGTCCGCCTACGCAGTTCTATCTTTGCAAGGACCAACGTCGCGCGACATCCTGGCGAAGGTCACGGACGCCGACCTATCGAACGAGGCTTTCCCCTTTGCAACCAGCCGAGAAATCGATGTCGGTTATGCCCGCGTCATTGCAAACCGGCTGACCTACATCGGCGAGCTTGGCTGGGAGCTTCATGTCCCGGCGGAAATGGCGCAACATGTGTTTGATGTCATCTGGGAGGCCGGTCGAGCGCACAATCTGGCGCCAGCCGGTTATCATGCGCTCGAACATTTGCGTTCCGAGCGCGCCTATAGGGAATATGAACTGGATTTGACCCCAGTTGACACGTTGCTCGAAGCGGGGTTGGGCTTTACCATCGATTGGGAGAAGCCGGACGGCTTCATTGGCAAGGGTGCAACAGCGGAGCAGAAGAGATCCGGACCTCTCAAGAAGCGATTGATTTCCTTCAAGCTACGCGATCCAAAGCCGGTCCTGTTTCGCGAGGAGCTCGTGAGGCGTGACGGAAGAATCGTAGGGTTCATTTCGTCAGGAGTAAAAAGCTTCACTCTCGGCAGTTCGATTGGACTCGGCTACGTGAACGACAACGTCGGCGTCACGAAGGAGTTTATCCAAAGTGGGCACTGGCAAATCGAGATTGCGGGCGAGCTGTACGATGCGGACGCCTCGCTTCAAGCCTTCTTCGATCCGTCAGGTGAACGCCTGCGGCGTTAA
- a CDS encoding Lrp/AsnC family transcriptional regulator produces the protein MDRIDEEIIHLLAQNSKLTQQEISDRVGVSLSAGQRRIKLLEQSGVISGYKAVIDPAYLREGLTVFVLVSLERHSRDGVRAFEAAVSRLPMIKEIYHVAGEYDFVLRVAVADIKDYQNFNYDELANIPGMGKTSSLIALADRKADIGRQK, from the coding sequence ATGGATCGGATCGACGAAGAAATTATTCATCTGTTGGCGCAGAACTCTAAGCTTACGCAACAAGAGATTTCCGATCGCGTCGGCGTCTCGCTCTCGGCAGGCCAGCGGCGGATCAAGCTTCTGGAGCAGAGCGGTGTCATATCAGGATACAAGGCTGTCATTGACCCGGCTTACCTTCGCGAGGGTCTGACCGTGTTCGTTCTTGTTTCGCTCGAACGCCACAGCAGGGATGGCGTTCGAGCGTTTGAAGCTGCGGTCTCAAGATTGCCAATGATAAAAGAGATCTATCACGTCGCTGGCGAATATGACTTTGTTTTGAGAGTGGCCGTAGCCGATATTAAGGACTATCAAAACTTCAACTACGACGAGCTCGCAAATATCCCCGGCATGGGTAAGACGTCTTCTCTGATCGCTCTTGCGGATCGAAAGGCGGATATTGGCAGACAGAAATGA
- a CDS encoding branched-chain amino acid ABC transporter permease produces the protein MIAALLVPMVVHDTYIRHLFIIAFIYGVVAASWDVTLGYGGIFNFAHVSFFGIGVYATGLTAKLLGLDPWLAMLFGGVAASAAAVIVAVPVVRLQGVYVVLVTFAFSQLVLQLVISQSQVTGGTQGMVRVPTLWLPGYNFLRDYKFGYYYVALGLLVITTICLRWLVRSNFGLSIKALRDSEDYAVSRGIPIAWQRLKALVASAFFPGVAGGLYAVYLRVASPEIFDFSTSSLILSMVLVGGISSIYGPIVAAFLLTFLSEGLANINNFAEGRFMVVAAAMVIVLLFFPKGLASALPTHFAKKAAQRASTLAKPKGA, from the coding sequence GTGATCGCCGCGCTTCTCGTGCCCATGGTCGTCCACGACACCTACATTCGGCATCTGTTCATCATCGCGTTCATCTATGGTGTCGTCGCGGCGAGCTGGGATGTCACTTTGGGGTATGGAGGCATCTTCAACTTCGCCCACGTGTCATTCTTCGGCATCGGCGTCTATGCAACCGGGCTGACGGCAAAGCTTCTTGGCCTCGATCCGTGGCTGGCCATGCTGTTCGGAGGAGTCGCCGCGTCCGCCGCCGCGGTCATAGTTGCTGTTCCGGTCGTCCGGCTCCAGGGCGTCTATGTGGTTCTGGTCACCTTCGCCTTCAGCCAGCTCGTGCTCCAGCTGGTGATCAGCCAGTCGCAAGTCACCGGGGGAACCCAAGGCATGGTCAGAGTTCCGACGCTCTGGCTTCCCGGCTATAACTTCCTGCGCGACTACAAGTTTGGCTACTACTACGTTGCCCTTGGCCTTCTGGTGATCACGACCATCTGTTTGCGTTGGCTGGTTCGCTCCAATTTCGGGCTTTCGATCAAGGCCCTGCGCGATAGCGAGGATTACGCCGTATCGCGTGGAATCCCAATCGCCTGGCAGAGACTGAAAGCCTTGGTCGCCAGCGCTTTCTTCCCTGGGGTGGCCGGGGGATTGTACGCAGTCTACCTGCGCGTGGCCTCGCCCGAAATCTTCGACTTCTCGACCTCATCGCTGATTTTGAGCATGGTGCTGGTCGGAGGCATCTCCAGCATCTATGGCCCCATAGTTGCGGCTTTCTTGCTGACCTTCCTTTCGGAAGGCCTCGCAAACATCAACAACTTCGCCGAGGGCCGTTTCATGGTGGTTGCGGCCGCCATGGTCATCGTTCTCCTGTTCTTTCCCAAAGGCCTGGCCTCGGCCTTGCCCACACATTTCGCCAAGAAGGCCGCACAAAGGGCGTCCACCCTCGCAAAGCCTAAAGGGGCTTGA